The DNA region TGAACTGTCAAGGTCACACCATGCAGGAGGAGGAGGTCCTGACCACTCCCGACCGCCGATGATCACGGCCTCGCCGGCGAGGGTTCTGGTTCTCGTCGCTCTGTGCGTGTGCATCGCCGGCGGTTCGCGACAGGTGACGGCCGCCGGTGCGGGGTACGCATCGCCGCAGACGCCTGGGCCCGCCCTCGAGATTGCTGGCACCACGCTGCGGGCCAGCCTCCACTGCACCGGCAACCTGGGGGATGGACGGGTGCCGGTCCTTCTGGTGCCGGCGACGACGGTCACCCCCAGGGAGAACTTCAGCTGGAACTACATGTCGGCGTTCGATGCCGAGGGGCGGCCCTACTGCACCGTGACCCTGCCCAACCACGCGATGAGTGACATGCAGGTGAGCGCCGAGTACGTCGTTCACGCGATCCGGGCGATGCACACCACGAGCCGGAGCCGCGTGCAGATCGTCGCCCACAGCCAGGGTGGCGTGGTGGCGCGATGGGCACTGCGCTTCTGGCCGGACCTGCGCGCGCTCGTCGACGACTACGTGGCCTTCGCGCCGCCCAATCACGGCACGCTGGTCGCCGACGGGCTCTGCGTTCCGGACTGCGCGCCGGCGGTCTGGCAGCAGACCTACCACTCCCGATTCGTCACCGCTGTGAACTCCTACGAGGAGACGTTCCCGGAGGTGTCCTACACGGTGATCTACACCCACTCCGACGAGATCGTCCAGCCCAACCTCGACGCCCACGGGTCATCCGCGCTGAGTGGGCCGGTCGGACAGGTGACCAACGTCGCCGTCCAGGACAT from Candidatus Dormiibacterota bacterium includes:
- a CDS encoding lipase codes for the protein MPVLLVPATTVTPRENFSWNYMSAFDAEGRPYCTVTLPNHAMSDMQVSAEYVVHAIRAMHTTSRSRVQIVAHSQGGVVARWALRFWPDLRALVDDYVAFAPPNHGTLVADGLCVPDCAPAVWQQTYHSRFVTAVNSYEETFPEVSYTVIYTHSDEIVQPNLDAHGSSALSGPVGQVTNVAVQDICPEDSSEHLAVGTYDAVAYAIAMDALTHPGPADPRRVAPSVCTGGLMPGVNPTTFAADYGDAAATLAQVMATSPHVPAEPPLKCYVTGTCG